The following coding sequences lie in one Saccharopolyspora hordei genomic window:
- a CDS encoding molybdopterin cofactor-binding domain-containing protein — protein sequence MGRRKFLGYLIGGTGLVAAANAGLLGSPTQASAVTAPVPADLLDLNDVLTTAAQPTSQLIKVEVHEDGTASFELPRAEVGQGITTSIAMIIAEELDLPLEKVRVTLAPARPELLFNQLTGGSNTIFAMYTPVRVAAALAKQALLEAAAVLLGDTVANLTTKAGEIIGSTGRVSYGELVPRAAVPKTTPREVELKPASEFRVVGTPQNRKDALAAVTGQKQFAMDLHVEGALPAMICRPPTIGGSPEAVLNAAEVKAMNGVTHVEVVPSGVAVRAHTFGQCIDAIRALRVKWKPGTAEGASDDSIRAEIKSAELPMAVPHVPPLAETMDFDFTFYFRSGSPLEPNCAVADVREDSATIWASAKSPIAAKQEIARVLGLPSGKVTFNVVEGGGSFGRKLFFDGALEAALVSKACGAPVRLMWHRADEPRHGRSHPMVTARVRVAHLGDQVLSFEHRHTGVAVDFTHGLGEAITAAAGKLPIAGNLSLAETIFETTQFMPYDFGVITQLLMETGEHDRFPTSAVRNVYSPDVRTANELVVDQLAKKLGKDPYEFRMAYLCKERVKRVLQKVAEAGEWGKRMPAGMAQGIAIHEEYKGASACLVEIDCRPETVNRKVRDAVTGPLVTKVTFAVDVGLAINPTGVEAQMQGGICDGIALALTNSSHLVDGHFLEASWDNSAYTRQWNTPREMQVFVLPSDNPPGGAGEAGVASAFAATACAYARAVGRVPQYFPINHHDPLHFEPKSFIPPVPASPTDRLEHTY from the coding sequence ATGGGCCGGCGGAAGTTCCTCGGCTACCTGATCGGCGGTACCGGGCTGGTCGCCGCCGCCAACGCGGGCCTGCTCGGTTCACCGACGCAGGCCTCCGCCGTCACCGCACCGGTACCGGCGGACCTCCTCGACCTCAACGACGTGCTGACCACGGCCGCGCAACCCACGTCCCAGCTGATCAAGGTCGAGGTGCACGAGGACGGCACGGCGTCGTTCGAGCTGCCCCGCGCCGAGGTGGGCCAGGGCATCACCACCTCCATCGCGATGATCATCGCCGAAGAGCTCGACCTGCCGCTGGAGAAGGTGCGCGTCACGCTCGCGCCCGCCCGGCCGGAGCTGCTGTTCAACCAGCTCACCGGTGGTTCGAACACCATCTTCGCGATGTACACCCCGGTCCGGGTGGCCGCCGCGCTGGCCAAGCAGGCGCTGCTGGAGGCCGCCGCCGTGCTGCTCGGCGACACCGTGGCCAACCTGACGACCAAGGCCGGTGAGATCATCGGCAGCACCGGGCGGGTCTCCTACGGGGAGCTCGTGCCGAGGGCCGCGGTGCCGAAGACCACCCCGCGCGAGGTGGAGCTCAAGCCGGCCTCGGAGTTCCGCGTGGTCGGCACCCCGCAGAACCGCAAGGACGCCCTGGCCGCGGTCACCGGGCAGAAGCAGTTCGCGATGGACCTGCACGTCGAGGGCGCGCTGCCGGCCATGATCTGCCGCCCGCCGACGATCGGCGGCAGCCCGGAGGCCGTGCTCAACGCCGCCGAGGTCAAGGCGATGAACGGCGTCACGCACGTGGAGGTGGTGCCGAGCGGGGTCGCCGTCCGGGCGCACACCTTCGGCCAGTGCATCGACGCCATCCGCGCGCTGCGGGTGAAGTGGAAGCCCGGCACCGCCGAGGGCGCCTCCGACGACTCCATCCGCGCGGAGATCAAGTCCGCCGAACTGCCGATGGCGGTGCCCCACGTGCCGCCGCTGGCCGAGACGATGGACTTCGACTTCACCTTCTACTTCCGCAGCGGTTCACCGCTGGAGCCGAACTGCGCCGTGGCCGACGTGCGCGAGGACAGCGCCACGATCTGGGCGTCGGCGAAGTCCCCGATCGCGGCCAAGCAGGAGATCGCCAGGGTGCTGGGCCTGCCGAGCGGCAAGGTCACGTTCAACGTCGTCGAGGGCGGCGGTTCCTTCGGCCGCAAGCTGTTCTTCGACGGCGCGCTGGAGGCGGCGCTGGTGTCGAAGGCGTGCGGGGCGCCGGTCCGGTTGATGTGGCACCGCGCGGACGAACCGCGGCACGGGCGGTCGCACCCGATGGTCACCGCCCGGGTCCGCGTCGCGCACCTCGGCGACCAGGTGCTCAGCTTCGAGCACCGGCACACCGGGGTGGCCGTCGACTTCACCCACGGCCTCGGCGAAGCCATCACCGCCGCCGCCGGCAAGCTGCCCATCGCAGGCAACCTCAGCCTGGCGGAGACCATCTTCGAGACCACCCAGTTCATGCCGTACGACTTCGGCGTCATCACCCAGCTGCTCATGGAGACCGGCGAGCACGACCGGTTCCCGACCAGCGCGGTGCGCAACGTCTACTCCCCCGACGTCCGCACCGCCAACGAGCTGGTGGTCGACCAGCTCGCGAAGAAGCTCGGCAAGGACCCCTACGAGTTCCGGATGGCGTACCTGTGCAAGGAGCGCGTCAAGCGGGTCCTGCAGAAGGTCGCCGAGGCCGGCGAGTGGGGCAAGCGGATGCCCGCCGGCATGGCCCAGGGCATCGCGATCCACGAGGAGTACAAGGGCGCCTCGGCCTGCCTGGTGGAGATCGACTGCCGCCCGGAGACGGTGAACCGCAAGGTCCGCGACGCGGTGACCGGTCCGCTGGTCACCAAGGTCACCTTCGCGGTCGACGTCGGGCTGGCCATCAACCCCACGGGCGTGGAGGCGCAGATGCAGGGCGGCATCTGCGACGGCATCGCGCTGGCGCTGACCAACTCCAGCCACCTCGTCGACGGCCACTTCCTCGAGGCCAGCTGGGACAACTCGGCCTACACGCGGCAGTGGAACACCCCGCGCGAGATGCAGGTCTTCGTGCTGCCCAGCGACAACCCGCCCGGTGGTGCGGGCGAGGCCGGTGTCGCGTCCGCGTTCGCCGCGACGGCCTGCGCCTACGCCCGGGCGGTCGGGAGGGTGCCGCAGTACTTCCCGATCAACCACCACGACCCGCTGCACTTCGAGCCGAAGTCGTTCATCCCCCCGGTGCCGGCATCGCCGACCGACAGGCTGGAGCACACGTACTGA
- a CDS encoding SLC13 family permease, with protein sequence MSTQVVSIIGLVLIFALATLRSVNMGAVAFLGAFLLGTFVFGQSEDDLFAGFPGDLFVTLVGVTLLFAIAKANGTVDWLIHSGVRAVGGRIALIPWVMFVITGLLTMVGAVVPGAVAMMAPVGLNFAARYRISPLLMGLLIINGASAGGFSPISIFGSITNGVVARSGLPGDPVLLWISSLLFNALLSVGVFFLFGGKRLLGRRVSTGGEEPDEPSGATGTAGTAAATRTTATTLDAQRVTTLVGLLVLAVGALALEFDVGLLSLSIATVIILLWPGITKRCVAEVAWPTVLLVCGVVTYVSLMEAVGTIDFLGNSVVGIGVPLLAAFVICLIGGGVSAFASTTGILGALIPLAVPFLQTGQVGAVGLIIALAISSSVVDSSPFSTSGALVVANTPEAERDATFKGLMAWGMSMIVVAPVLTCAIFVLPGWL encoded by the coding sequence ATGTCCACACAGGTAGTCTCGATCATCGGCTTGGTGCTGATCTTCGCCCTGGCCACCCTGCGCTCGGTGAACATGGGAGCGGTCGCGTTCCTGGGCGCCTTCCTGCTCGGCACGTTCGTGTTCGGCCAGTCCGAGGACGACCTGTTCGCCGGGTTCCCCGGCGACCTGTTCGTCACGCTGGTCGGCGTGACCCTGCTGTTCGCCATCGCCAAGGCCAACGGCACGGTCGACTGGCTCATCCACAGCGGTGTGCGGGCCGTGGGCGGGCGGATCGCCCTCATCCCGTGGGTGATGTTCGTGATCACCGGCCTGCTGACGATGGTCGGCGCGGTGGTCCCCGGCGCGGTGGCCATGATGGCCCCGGTCGGGCTGAACTTCGCCGCCCGCTACCGGATCAGCCCGCTGCTCATGGGACTGCTCATCATCAACGGCGCGAGCGCGGGCGGCTTCTCCCCGATCAGCATCTTCGGCAGCATCACCAACGGCGTCGTGGCGCGCAGCGGGCTGCCGGGCGACCCGGTGCTGCTGTGGATCAGCTCGCTGCTGTTCAACGCGCTGCTCAGCGTCGGGGTGTTCTTCCTGTTCGGCGGCAAGCGACTGCTGGGCCGCCGGGTCAGCACCGGGGGCGAGGAGCCGGACGAGCCGTCGGGCGCGACGGGCACGGCGGGCACGGCGGCGGCGACCCGGACCACCGCGACCACGCTGGACGCGCAGCGGGTCACCACGCTGGTCGGGCTGCTGGTGCTGGCGGTCGGCGCGCTGGCGCTGGAGTTCGACGTGGGGCTGCTGTCGTTGAGCATCGCCACCGTGATCATCCTGCTGTGGCCCGGGATCACCAAGCGGTGCGTGGCCGAGGTCGCCTGGCCGACGGTGCTGCTGGTCTGCGGCGTGGTCACCTACGTGAGCCTGATGGAGGCCGTGGGCACCATCGACTTCCTCGGCAACAGCGTCGTCGGCATCGGCGTCCCGCTGCTGGCCGCGTTCGTCATCTGCCTCATCGGCGGTGGGGTGTCGGCGTTCGCCTCGACCACCGGCATCCTGGGCGCGCTGATCCCGCTCGCGGTGCCGTTCCTGCAGACCGGGCAGGTCGGCGCGGTGGGCCTGATCATCGCCCTGGCGATCTCCTCGTCGGTGGTGGACTCCTCACCGTTCTCCACCAGCGGCGCGCTGGTCGTCGCGAACACCCCCGAGGCCGAGCGCGACGCCACGTTCAAGGGCCTCATGGCGTGGGGCATGAGCATGATCGTGGTGGCCCCGGTGCTCACCTGCGCGATCTTCGTCCTGCCCGGCTGGCTCTGA
- a CDS encoding FAD-binding and (Fe-S)-binding domain-containing protein: MTATTNASSQTLGSRLEHALRSRLDGEVAFDDYTRHLFSRDASMYSITPLGVAFPRHEDDVAAAVEVAAGLGVPIVPRGAGTSLVGQTVGPGLVLDMSRHMNRVLEIDPVARTALVEVGVVQDQLNRAAAEHGLMFGPDTSTSNRATIGGMVGNNSAGSGSLTYGMTIDHVRALDVVLADGSRTRFEPVDEPERRRRAEADTLEGRIYRALPELVEANAGVIAAKMPAFWRRACGYRLDRLARSRDGEPFDLAKFVVGAEGTLVIATRALVDLVPKPARTVYAVGHFTDTPSAIAATTDALACDPHQVELMDRTILELSRQKHEFADLGTVLVGDPGALLFVSFAGDDEAELIAKLDQLDEAWKRNGHGYHTLRAVTPAEQGALLKVRKSSLGLLMAAGSGTRRPLAFVEDTAVDPVHLAEYTTRFKQILDEHGMEAGFYGHCSVGCLHIRPFVDLTDPAEVARMRSVAEAVKDLVAEYGGVNSSEHGDGLARSEFNREVFGDQLYEAMREVKRIFDPAGVMNPGKIVDAPSMTENLRDRDALPPAPPLRTSLDFEVVGGMRGAADRCMNIGACRKAGPGVMCPSYIATKNEEDSTRGRANALVKALSEPDPHTALGDERLHEVLDLCLMCKACKSECPMSVDMASLKAEALAHHHAVHGTPLRSRVFSAIRALNRLGSATAPLSNLPGRIGPLRRLAERTLGITAARPLPQFQRLNLLRWFRRRTPAASGELGAVTWLADSFTTFTEPHIGRAGIELLERAGWRVDLAGGGCCGRSSMSKGMLDDAKHKAAALVTSLHRDTAPGSPIVGCEPSCVLMLRDEHAALLPDLPSVAERVRQVEELLVEAIDSGRLVLRADSWLAGRRIVFHGHCHQKAEVGTAATMALLRRVPGAEVTEIDAGCCGMAGSFGFESEHYETSMTVGGDRLFPALAADPDAVVAATGVSCRQQIFHGAGRTAWHPLELVREALAER, encoded by the coding sequence ATGACCGCCACGACGAACGCCTCGTCCCAGACCCTCGGTTCCCGCCTGGAGCACGCGCTACGCAGCAGGCTGGACGGTGAGGTCGCCTTCGACGACTACACCCGCCACCTCTTCTCCCGCGACGCCAGCATGTACTCGATCACCCCGCTCGGCGTCGCGTTCCCCCGCCACGAGGACGACGTCGCCGCCGCGGTGGAGGTCGCCGCCGGGCTCGGCGTGCCCATCGTGCCCCGCGGCGCGGGGACGAGCCTGGTCGGCCAGACGGTCGGCCCCGGTCTGGTGCTCGACATGTCCCGGCACATGAACCGGGTCCTGGAGATCGACCCGGTCGCGCGGACCGCGCTGGTCGAGGTCGGTGTGGTGCAGGACCAGCTCAACCGGGCCGCCGCCGAGCACGGCCTGATGTTCGGTCCGGACACCTCCACCAGCAACCGGGCCACCATCGGCGGGATGGTCGGCAACAACTCCGCGGGCAGCGGATCGTTGACCTACGGCATGACGATCGACCACGTGCGCGCGCTGGACGTGGTGCTCGCCGACGGCTCGCGCACCCGGTTCGAGCCGGTGGACGAGCCGGAACGCCGCCGGCGGGCCGAAGCCGACACGCTCGAGGGCCGGATCTACCGCGCGCTGCCGGAGCTGGTGGAGGCCAACGCCGGGGTCATCGCGGCGAAGATGCCGGCGTTCTGGCGCCGTGCCTGCGGGTACCGGCTGGACCGGCTGGCGCGCTCGCGCGACGGGGAGCCGTTCGACCTGGCGAAGTTCGTGGTAGGCGCGGAAGGCACGCTGGTCATCGCCACCCGCGCGCTGGTGGACCTGGTGCCCAAGCCCGCCCGCACGGTCTACGCGGTCGGCCACTTCACCGACACCCCGAGCGCCATCGCGGCCACCACGGACGCGCTGGCGTGCGACCCGCACCAGGTCGAGCTGATGGACCGCACGATCCTGGAGCTGTCCCGGCAGAAGCACGAGTTCGCCGACCTCGGCACCGTGCTCGTCGGCGACCCCGGCGCGCTGCTGTTCGTCTCCTTCGCCGGGGACGACGAAGCGGAGCTCATCGCCAAGCTGGACCAGCTCGACGAGGCCTGGAAGCGCAACGGCCACGGCTACCACACGCTCCGCGCGGTCACCCCGGCCGAGCAGGGCGCGCTGCTGAAGGTGCGCAAGTCCAGCCTGGGCCTGCTCATGGCCGCCGGCAGCGGGACTCGCCGCCCGCTGGCCTTCGTCGAGGACACCGCCGTGGACCCGGTCCACCTGGCCGAGTACACCACGCGGTTCAAGCAGATCCTGGACGAGCACGGGATGGAGGCCGGGTTCTACGGGCACTGCTCGGTGGGCTGCCTGCACATCCGGCCGTTCGTCGACCTCACCGACCCCGCCGAGGTCGCCCGGATGCGGTCCGTCGCGGAGGCGGTCAAGGACCTCGTCGCCGAGTACGGCGGGGTGAACTCCAGCGAGCACGGCGACGGCCTCGCCCGCAGCGAGTTCAACCGGGAGGTCTTCGGCGACCAGCTCTACGAGGCCATGCGCGAGGTCAAGCGGATCTTCGACCCGGCGGGCGTGATGAACCCCGGCAAGATCGTCGACGCGCCGTCGATGACCGAGAACCTGCGCGACCGCGACGCGCTCCCGCCCGCGCCGCCGCTGCGGACGTCCCTGGACTTCGAGGTGGTGGGCGGCATGCGCGGCGCCGCGGACCGCTGCATGAACATCGGCGCCTGCCGCAAGGCGGGCCCCGGCGTGATGTGCCCGTCCTACATCGCGACGAAGAACGAGGAGGACTCCACCCGGGGGCGGGCCAACGCACTGGTCAAGGCACTGTCCGAACCGGACCCGCACACCGCGCTCGGTGACGAGCGCCTGCACGAGGTCCTCGACCTCTGCCTGATGTGCAAGGCGTGCAAGAGCGAGTGCCCGATGAGCGTGGACATGGCGTCGCTCAAGGCCGAGGCGCTCGCGCACCACCACGCCGTCCACGGAACCCCGTTGCGCTCCCGGGTGTTCTCCGCGATCCGCGCGCTCAACCGGCTCGGCTCGGCCACCGCGCCGCTGTCGAACCTGCCGGGCCGGATCGGCCCCCTGCGCCGGCTCGCCGAACGCACCCTCGGCATCACCGCGGCCCGGCCGCTGCCGCAGTTCCAGCGGCTCAACCTGCTCCGCTGGTTCCGGCGCCGGACGCCCGCGGCGAGCGGGGAGCTCGGCGCGGTCACCTGGCTCGCCGATTCCTTCACCACGTTCACCGAACCGCACATCGGCCGCGCGGGCATCGAGCTGCTGGAACGGGCCGGGTGGCGGGTCGACCTCGCGGGCGGTGGGTGCTGCGGCCGGTCGAGCATGTCCAAGGGGATGCTCGACGACGCCAAGCACAAGGCCGCGGCACTGGTCACCTCGCTGCACCGGGACACCGCACCGGGTTCGCCCATCGTGGGCTGCGAACCGTCGTGCGTGCTGATGCTCCGCGACGAGCACGCCGCGCTGCTGCCCGACCTGCCGTCGGTGGCCGAGCGCGTCAGGCAGGTCGAGGAGCTGCTCGTCGAGGCGATCGACAGCGGCCGGCTGGTGCTGCGGGCGGATTCCTGGCTGGCGGGCCGGCGCATCGTCTTCCACGGGCACTGCCACCAGAAGGCCGAGGTCGGCACCGCCGCCACGATGGCCCTGCTGCGCCGGGTCCCGGGCGCGGAGGTCACGGAGATCGACGCGGGCTGCTGCGGGATGGCGGGTTCCTTCGGTTTCGAGTCCGAGCACTACGAGACGTCCATGACCGTCGGCGGGGACCGGTTGTTCCCGGCGCTGGCGGCCGACCCCGACGCGGTCGTGGCCGCGACCGGGGTGTCGTGCCGGCAGCAGATCTTCCACGGCGCGGGCCGCACCGCCTGGCACCCGCTGGAGCTGGTGCGCGAGGCGCTGGCCGAGCGCTGA
- a CDS encoding pyridoxal-phosphate-dependent aminotransferase family protein produces MTASSGRHFLQIPGPTNVPDRVLRALAQPTIDHRGPEFADLALDVLRRIKPVFGTSGPVVIYPSSGTGAWEAALVNTLSPGDRVLAFETGHFATLWRDMAESLGLVVDFVPGDWRHGVDPAVVAERLAADEQHGIAAVMVVHNETSTGVTSRVPEIRAAIDDAGHPALLLVDTISSLGSIDYRHDEWGVDVTVSCSQKGLMLPPGLGFNAISAKALAAAERARLPRSYWNWAPHLEANESGSFPYTPPTNLLFGLREALALLETEGLPQVFARHDRHAAATRAAVRGWGLEVVCADEREHSSSLTAVLLPEGHDADAVRKTILDRFDMSLGAGLGKLAGRVFRIGHLGDLNDLTLAGTLAGVHMGLELAGVPVDPAGLPAALEVLRG; encoded by the coding sequence ATGACCGCCAGCAGCGGACGGCACTTCCTGCAGATCCCCGGACCCACCAACGTCCCCGACCGGGTCCTGCGCGCCCTCGCGCAACCCACCATCGACCACCGCGGACCGGAGTTCGCCGACCTCGCGCTCGACGTGCTCCGCCGGATCAAGCCGGTGTTCGGCACCAGCGGCCCCGTCGTCATCTACCCGTCGTCGGGCACCGGGGCCTGGGAAGCCGCGCTGGTCAACACGCTCTCCCCCGGCGACCGCGTGCTCGCCTTCGAGACCGGGCACTTCGCCACCCTGTGGCGCGACATGGCCGAATCGCTCGGGCTCGTCGTCGACTTCGTGCCGGGCGACTGGCGGCACGGCGTCGACCCGGCGGTCGTGGCCGAACGGCTGGCCGCCGACGAGCAGCACGGCATCGCCGCCGTGATGGTCGTGCACAACGAGACCTCCACCGGGGTCACCAGCCGCGTGCCGGAGATCCGCGCCGCCATCGACGACGCGGGACACCCCGCGCTGCTGCTGGTCGACACGATCTCCTCGCTGGGGTCCATCGACTACCGGCACGACGAGTGGGGCGTGGACGTCACGGTCAGCTGTTCGCAGAAGGGGCTGATGCTGCCGCCCGGGCTGGGTTTCAACGCGATCAGCGCCAAGGCGCTCGCCGCCGCCGAGCGGGCGCGGCTGCCGCGGTCGTACTGGAACTGGGCGCCCCACCTCGAGGCGAACGAGAGCGGCTCCTTCCCGTACACCCCGCCCACCAACCTGCTCTTCGGGCTGCGGGAAGCACTGGCGCTGCTCGAAACCGAGGGCTTGCCGCAGGTCTTCGCCCGGCACGACCGGCACGCGGCGGCGACCCGGGCCGCGGTGCGGGGCTGGGGGCTGGAGGTGGTGTGCGCCGACGAGCGGGAGCACTCCAGCTCGCTGACCGCCGTGCTGCTGCCCGAGGGGCACGACGCGGACGCGGTCCGCAAGACGATCCTGGACCGCTTCGACATGTCGCTGGGCGCCGGACTGGGCAAGCTCGCCGGCCGGGTGTTCCGCATCGGGCACCTCGGCGACCTCAACGACCTCACCCTGGCGGGCACCCTGGCCGGTGTCCACATGGGACTCGAGCTGGCCGGGGTGCCGGTGGACCCCGCCGGGCTCCCCGCCGCGCTCGAGGTGCTGCGCGGCTGA
- a CDS encoding IclR family transcriptional regulator domain-containing protein, with product MRNVLNALRVLEEVAARQPIGVGELARVLGMPKSTVQRTLRTLDEAGWIRPAAGEVKRWALTTKALAIGGRASGDLGLRDAARPIMEDLRRRTEETIHLTVPEEDRVVLIERLETAKPVRISMSLGHALPLHASANGKAVLAHSGAEVVKRLLADELPRYTDSTITDPDQLLAELDRVRERGYAVNHGEWRADVGSVAAAVVVGPDRPVASLSVNIPMSRLTEEAEAVFGHAVGEAAELLASRLGEGAVTM from the coding sequence GTGCGCAACGTCCTGAACGCGCTGCGCGTCCTCGAAGAGGTCGCCGCGCGGCAGCCCATCGGGGTCGGGGAACTGGCCCGCGTGCTGGGCATGCCGAAGAGCACGGTGCAGCGCACGCTGCGCACGCTCGACGAGGCCGGCTGGATCCGCCCCGCCGCGGGCGAGGTCAAGCGGTGGGCGCTGACCACCAAGGCGCTGGCCATCGGCGGCCGCGCCAGCGGCGACCTCGGGCTGCGCGACGCGGCGCGGCCGATCATGGAGGACCTGCGGCGCCGCACGGAGGAGACGATCCACCTCACCGTGCCGGAGGAGGACCGGGTCGTGCTGATCGAACGGCTGGAGACCGCCAAGCCGGTGCGCATCAGCATGTCGCTGGGGCACGCGCTGCCCCTGCACGCCTCGGCCAACGGCAAGGCGGTCCTCGCGCACAGCGGCGCCGAGGTGGTCAAGCGCCTCCTGGCGGACGAGCTCCCGCGCTACACCGACAGCACGATCACCGACCCGGACCAGCTGCTCGCCGAGCTGGACCGGGTCCGGGAGCGCGGGTACGCCGTCAACCACGGCGAGTGGCGCGCCGACGTCGGCTCGGTCGCGGCGGCGGTGGTGGTCGGTCCTGACCGGCCGGTGGCCAGCCTCAGCGTCAACATCCCGATGAGCCGGCTGACCGAGGAGGCCGAAGCGGTGTTCGGCCACGCGGTCGGGGAAGCGGCGGAGCTCCTCGCGTCCCGCCTCGGTGAGGGCGCGGTCACCATGTGA
- a CDS encoding trypsin-like serine protease, with protein MPRGSLTRRIPALVASVLAGLALAAPVAGAKATPLIIGGGPAPQDHSFIASMQSTDGQHHCGASLIDQEWLVTAAHCVDGQQPSNVQYRIGSSDRTSGGELVEPDEFVVHPQAKQQQAGYDLALVHLSRPVQAEPIAIADSAPQPGTTLQLLGWGQTCPTPKCGEPPVQLKELETTTTEPANCTGSGEPFDASRELCIDNQQGRASACYGDSGGPAVVREGSGYALVGATSRGLAESCTEKPGVYTSVSAHADWISQVIGSGGSPGSPDAGSGRDTVPVPPWPVRPGGFTRP; from the coding sequence GTGCCCCGAGGTTCTCTGACCCGAAGGATCCCCGCACTCGTCGCGTCGGTGCTGGCCGGGCTGGCGCTGGCCGCCCCGGTCGCCGGCGCGAAGGCCACCCCGCTCATCATCGGAGGCGGCCCGGCGCCCCAGGACCACAGCTTCATCGCGTCCATGCAGTCCACCGACGGCCAGCACCACTGCGGCGCCTCGCTCATCGACCAGGAGTGGCTGGTCACCGCCGCGCACTGCGTGGACGGGCAGCAGCCCAGCAACGTCCAGTACCGGATCGGCAGCTCCGACCGCACCAGCGGGGGCGAACTGGTCGAACCGGACGAGTTCGTGGTCCACCCGCAGGCCAAGCAGCAGCAGGCCGGGTACGACCTCGCCCTGGTGCATCTTTCCCGCCCCGTCCAGGCCGAGCCGATCGCGATCGCGGACTCCGCACCGCAGCCCGGCACCACCCTGCAGCTGCTCGGCTGGGGGCAGACCTGCCCGACCCCGAAGTGCGGCGAGCCGCCCGTGCAGCTGAAGGAGCTGGAGACCACGACCACCGAACCGGCGAACTGCACCGGCTCAGGGGAACCCTTCGACGCCTCGCGGGAGCTGTGCATCGACAACCAGCAGGGCAGGGCCAGCGCCTGCTACGGCGACTCCGGCGGTCCGGCCGTGGTCCGGGAAGGCAGCGGTTACGCACTGGTCGGCGCGACCAGCCGCGGACTGGCGGAGAGCTGCACGGAGAAGCCGGGCGTCTACACCAGCGTCTCCGCGCACGCCGACTGGATCAGCCAGGTCATCGGCTCCGGTGGGTCGCCGGGTTCGCCCGACGCCGGCTCCGGTCGTGACACCGTGCCGGTGCCACCCTGGCCCGTCCGCCCGGGCGGCTTCACCCGCCCCTGA
- a CDS encoding glycoside hydrolase family 16 protein, which yields MTRPRTRHRVATTTLALGLGIAGITAPPAAADIPPPEEGWTLTFGDDFTGEAGSLPSSDWIIDTGTSYPGGPANWGTGEIQTYTDDPANLSLDGNGNLQITPLRDDAGGWTSGRIETQRADFKAEEGGAVRIEARLQVPNVTGDAALGYWPAFWALGAPYRGDYWNWPGIGEFDVMENVNGKNETHGVLHCDVSPGGSCNETEGLGGSSPCPGETCQAGFHTYRFEWDRTGDVEELRWYVDGQQFHSVSESQVSPEAWATMTSHEGFFVLLNVAMGGAFPDKDAGFATPTEATEPGHPMLVDYVAVYNR from the coding sequence ATGACACGACCACGAACGCGGCACCGCGTCGCGACCACCACGCTCGCGCTCGGCCTGGGCATCGCCGGCATCACCGCGCCGCCCGCCGCGGCCGACATCCCGCCGCCGGAGGAGGGCTGGACGCTGACCTTCGGTGACGACTTCACCGGCGAGGCGGGCAGCCTCCCGTCATCGGACTGGATCATCGACACCGGCACCTCCTACCCGGGCGGGCCGGCGAACTGGGGCACCGGGGAGATCCAGACCTACACCGACGACCCGGCCAACCTCTCCCTCGACGGCAACGGCAACCTGCAGATCACGCCGCTGCGCGACGACGCGGGTGGCTGGACGTCGGGGCGGATCGAGACGCAGCGCGCCGACTTCAAGGCCGAGGAGGGCGGTGCAGTGCGCATCGAGGCGCGCCTGCAGGTCCCCAACGTCACCGGTGACGCCGCGCTCGGGTACTGGCCGGCGTTCTGGGCCCTGGGCGCGCCGTACCGCGGGGACTACTGGAACTGGCCCGGCATCGGCGAGTTCGACGTGATGGAGAACGTCAACGGCAAGAACGAGACGCACGGGGTGCTGCACTGCGACGTCAGCCCCGGCGGCTCGTGCAACGAGACCGAGGGCCTGGGCGGCAGCAGCCCGTGCCCCGGTGAGACCTGCCAGGCCGGGTTCCACACCTACCGCTTCGAGTGGGACCGCACCGGGGACGTCGAGGAGCTGCGCTGGTACGTCGACGGCCAGCAGTTCCACTCGGTGAGCGAGTCCCAGGTCAGCCCGGAGGCGTGGGCGACCATGACCTCGCACGAGGGCTTCTTCGTGCTGCTCAACGTGGCGATGGGCGGCGCGTTCCCGGACAAGGACGCCGGTTTCGCGACCCCGACCGAGGCCACCGAGCCGGGTCACCCGATGCTGGTCGACTACGTGGCGGTCTACAACCGCTGA